Genomic DNA from Mycolicibacterium helvum:
GGGATTCACCTGGGGAGGCCGCCGGTCGGTGCGCCGACCCGGGCCGCGAGCATTATCGGACCCCAGCTCAGCATCCCCAACCCGGTCTTCAACGCCGTCGCACCCCGGCTCGCGGCCTTCGAACGGTCGGCGATCTTCGGCTCCATGTACTTCCCCGGCATGCGGTCGACCGTCCAGGGCGCGATGCCGTTACTCGACAGCGAGCTGCCGTCGGCCAACGGGGTGGCCACCGCGCGCAGCCTGGCCCGCATGTACGGCGCGATCGCCAACGGCGGCGAGATCGACGGCCGGCGCTATCTGTCGTCCGAATTGGTCGCGGGCCTCACCGGCCGGCGCAATCTGACTCCGGACCGCAACCTGATCATGCCGCTCGGCTTCCACCTGGGTTATCACTCGCTGCCGATCCCGGGTGTGTTGCCCGGCTTCGGGCACGTGGGGCTGGGCGGATCGCTGGGCTGGGCGGTTCCGGAATCGGGATTGTCGTTCAGTTTTGTCCATAACCGATTGCTGACCCCGTTCATCGTGGCCGATCAGGCCGGATTCGTTGCCACCGCGGCGTTGATCCGGCGGGGCGCGGCGGCTGCGCGTAAGAACGGTTTTGCGCCCGTCGCCGAGTTCGGTGCCCCCTTTGGGCCGCTCGCGTCCGGGGTTGTTGCAGGGTAATCCGACCCTAAGTCGCCCGTGCCGGGTTCCTTGCTGGTCTGCCTCACGTTTGGCATGTCGCCTGGTCGCGGGGTTCCGGGCCGTTGCCGCCTACCTCGCCGAATACCCTTGATAAGACCTCCAGCAAACTTTCACAGGGAGTTCACAAGGCGCAGCTAAAGGGGTGACAAATGTCACCGACAGTCGGCCGAACCTTCCCGAAATCCTTCTCAGATGGAAAGTTCGCCAAATACCGACGAATAGCCGGTCATTTATCCTGTTGCGTTTGCTGACTCACGGCGAGAAATATCAGGGAACCGGTAATCGATATCTCTGCACCCTTAGAAATGTGGTACGGATCACGTTTAGTTAGATGCGGATAATGAAATCTCAGCCTACTCTCAGGTTAGTAGCCATCTCCTGTGGAAGCTGATCATCACTGCAGGCTATACCGTTGTAAGCACCTGAGGCGCGATTGCGGAAACTCTCAGGATGGTTCAGCTGCTCAGGCCCTCCCGCGCGGTGATGGTGTCACTATTCGACACTATTCAATTGTCGAAGTAGCCCAATTCGGGGCGCTGAACCGGGCCACTCGGATGACGTCATAACCGTTATTTGCTATATCCGCGTTGATGCCAATTTGTGTCAAAAATGCGAGAGTAAACACTCTGCAACTTCCTCCTTGCCGCCGCGGACACGCCGTCGGAAGCGATCTGGACGATCGCCGAGGTGATCTTGCCTCGACAAACATGCAGGTAGAGGCGATTATTGCGCTTCTCCTCGGGAACGTAACGACGATCCAGCAGGTTGCTGCCGTGCGAGCCGCAGCAATCGGATAAGCGCCTGACCGGGCACGACGTTAGGGCCATGGGTCACATTGCTCAATCCCTAATCAAAAACATGAAACATTTCTCGCGGTCTTAACGAAAAACGGCTAAGCTACCGAGCACATTGGCAACTTTGACTGGGTAGCTACCACTGCATAGTCGGAACTGGTTGCCTTGCCCAGTGTCAAGAAGTGAGGTGTGAGCGGACGTGCGTCAGACATCTGTCACCCCCATCGCCGTTGTCGGCATGGCTTGCAGATTGCCCGGTGGTATCGACTCACCCCACAAGCTCTGGGAGGCGTTGCTCGAGGGCGCTGACCTGGTCACTGAGATTCCCGCCGACCGCTGGGACGCTGACGACCTCTACGACCCCGAGCCCGGGGTACCCGGCCGCTCGGTGTCGAAGTGGGGCGCCTTCATCGATGACGTCACCGGCTTCGACCCCGACTTCTTCGGTATCAACGAGCGCGAGGCCACCGCGATGGACCCGCAGCACCGAGTGCTGCTGGAGACCTGCTGGGAAGCCACCGAGCAGGCCGGTTTCACCCCGTCGTCCCTGTCTGGCACATCGACCGGTGTCTTCATCGGCATGTCTCACGACGACTACGCGATGGTTACCAGTGACGCCGGCGCCTTCGATCAGGCCTACGCATTCACCGGCGCCCCGTTCAGCATGGCTTCGGGCCGCATTTCGCACGCGCTAGGTCTGCACGGACCCGCAGTGACCATGGACACCGCCTGCTCCTCGAGCCTGGTCGCGGTGCACCAGGCCTGCCGCAGTCTGCGTGACGGCGAAAGCGATATGGCGCTGGCC
This window encodes:
- the lipL gene encoding esterase/beta-lactamase LipL; the protein is MLRPIKFPSVTQAIRSSGTLPHGVQGAADPNFASAVRSFAAMFPHPRFGGGALAVYLDGQPVVDVWTGWSDRRGRQHWSADTGAMVFSATKGVASTVIHRLADRGLIDYDAPMAEYWPAFGANGKADITVRDVMQHRAGLAHLRGVRTRDLLDHLVMEDRIAAAAVGRNFGKPAYHALTYGWLLSGLARAVTGTGMRDLIRTEVAAPLNTDGIHLGRPPVGAPTRAASIIGPQLSIPNPVFNAVAPRLAAFERSAIFGSMYFPGMRSTVQGAMPLLDSELPSANGVATARSLARMYGAIANGGEIDGRRYLSSELVAGLTGRRNLTPDRNLIMPLGFHLGYHSLPIPGVLPGFGHVGLGGSLGWAVPESGLSFSFVHNRLLTPFIVADQAGFVATAALIRRGAAAARKNGFAPVAEFGAPFGPLASGVVAG